The Dreissena polymorpha isolate Duluth1 chromosome 8, UMN_Dpol_1.0, whole genome shotgun sequence genome includes the window TAGGGAAACGAACTGATTTAGTGCAAATTAACAACCATAAGTGAACAGTAACTTTTCATATGAATCAAAGCATTAGCTGATGACCCTTAGTTTGAACATGACACATTTGGAAACGTATACACAGCACAGTTATTATGTCATGCTTTAGATGACACACGGAAACAACGCTCTTTACATGCTGTcattaattatatttgtgttatttccACAATGTGATACATAATCATCAACTGCAAACACAAATGCGATCGATATCAGCAAATGCAATTATTggaaaatatatgtaattataaattatttaggCGGTTAATAACGCAAGTACAAAGCAGTAAGTTCGAAAATATAGTTTAAGCATGAAGAAAATTATAGAAGATATGACGTAAATTATGTATACCCAAAACGAAAAATTTTGCTTAGTTTAAATACGTACAATTATTGAACATCTGAATAAATTTGGATGATATTTAAGTTTGTTATAGTTTATACATGAATCTACCGATAGTATTTGGTCAATTTATAACAGTATAGTGTTTTTACAATAACAGGAATTAAATATGTGCGTTCCTCTCAAGAGTTACAGCTTCCGCAAGGAAAGTTGTTAACGAACGTTTCACTTTTTTTAGAATgacgttaaaataaaaaaaagccaGTATAAGTACATGTAGGCCTAATCCATGATATTGTTTAATAACGCGCGCTGTAACTACGGTGTGCTGAAGCGACCAATGAACAAGACGGCCGAGCTGGCAACATCGGTGATGAGGAACAAGAAAGGACGGTCGCAAATGAAGGTGACTTCATCAATCGGCATCATCATCATACGCGAAATCATCGCAGTCGCCGCTGCCGCCTCCGTTCCCTCTTCGTTAACGTCGACGAACGCCTTGTGTATGACGTCAGTGAACGCAACACCTTCAACGCTTGTCATCCCGCTCAAGTCGACGGCAGACGGATCAAATAAGTCGGTTATGCCGAGTTCTGGAAGAGTTCGGGAAAGATCAGTAGTTTCCGTAAATTTGAATTTCGGAAGGCCAAGGTCTACCTTCGCTTTCATTTCTGTACGAGCTCTCTCCATTAATTTCGAGAGATTTTCTGCGCTCAGATTCCGTTCGAGCTCCGGAAGTCCTTCTACTGAGTCGGGTCGGATAATTGTCATGGTAACAGTTCGGTGTTGATACGGTATTTCCACAGCGCTACATTTCAAAGCCTCATCTGACACATATCTCAAATCGAATTTTTTTCTCATCATATCAACTTTCATACTTTCCGTAGCCGTTTTATAGAAATCAAACGGTTGGGTGTTCGAAGCTTCAAATGGCTTATCCCACTTTCCCTTGAAGTAGACCGCATTTGCCAATACGAGATTTGTCGAAGCTGAAATAGTCCCCTCCTGGAGAAGATCCTGAATTTTATTGTTTGTCTGCTCTTCGACCCATTTGTTTATCGCAAGACGGCATTCTGTTGCTTTCGTCGCAAAATCCATAAGCTCGGTTCCAGACTTGTAGAGCTCGTCTGCATCTTTGGAGTACTTTTCCAAAACGTCTAGATCGAGCCTAGCGAACATCTTGTTTGCAATATCGACAATAACACCATCGTCACCGTCCCTGGATTGCTTCATCTGCGAGTTCATTTGACTAAACGCCGCGTGCCATTCCGCAGGGGTGTTTCCCGAGTACCCCAGAGCCTTTCCGATCTGATTTTCGGTATTCCCCCGAGCCCCTAGGCAGGCTAACATCAGCGCCGAGCCGACACTGTGTGGTGAAATTAGCACATTCCCTCCGCCAAGCGAAACCTTCTGGTACAAACTCCATGTGAACTGGGAACTCAAATCAGACGCCATGACTTTAAgttatattcttgaaaaaatacAAAGCTCAACTGACAGCCAGACGTATCTGTCGCACTATATATTTATTCCGCCTGTTTGAACAGGCAATGTGCATCGACAAGTGTTATTTACAACTATAGACACATACTACTGTGACACGCTATGGTTAAATCATCTGACATATTTCACTTTATCTTTAGTTCACTGAGACGCCTAACATTGAGTGGGAGTTATTTATAGCCAGTGTAAAACCACACACGATACGAAGGTCGTAGCTTAAGAAATATAAACGTATATGGATTGCTGGTTCAAAACGCTGTGTAGATCAACCTAGCCGCTATCCCTTCTTTCGGTTACGCAATAATGATGTTGGAAAACAACATGTTTGCTGGTAATTTGGGTAAATGAGCAAATATGCGATGGACCGAGAACTTACTTTACGGCAAGACTTGAAATAATTgacacgatatatatatataattattatccggttaaattatttgttcaaGCAGGTATGTACATTTGTCGGccgcatttaataaaatatttatattcttcTTATTCACTCAACTTTACTGTACGTgaataacataataaatattcGTTAATGATGCGTGTTGATGCGAAAGCGCTTCCATTTTTCAATTACCATAAAAATGGAACGTATGTGGATACGGATGCATTGAAATGGAATCTCcgtgcagagatttgactggcTAGTATCCAATCCTTGTTGCAATATACAaccttattgtttaatttttctatttttatttcagtttacACTTTTAACCGAAAACAATTTCTATATCTACCGGTTGTtaaattatgaagcaaatagaaTGGAATTGCATAACATAAGAAGACGCCACAAACAAGAAATCACTGATAATATGGACTACTTAACTATCGGAGCAGGAGCTATAAATAAGCCGTATATGACCATAACGACTGTGTCAGAGGAGTAAGATGTAAAAGTGCTCACCCGCGACGATTATTAGACAGGGGTGTCGCACGTCTCTTCCGCGTGTGTCTGTCGCCGCCTTTGGATTAGGTTCACCGATGTTGTGTTTACATGTATTGCGCTATGGGCAGTTTGTAATATCGATGGTTTGTAATTTGCTAAGCCGACATCTGACCTTTCACTGATAAAAGCTCCCCTGGTGTTAGCATGAGTATAGTCCGTCAAAGTTGACCTGGTACACGTCAAGTTTAATTAGGTACGACTGAATCGATTTTAATCGATTCTAGTGCGGAAACTTAATTATTAATTGTAACGGTACTTAAATATATTCATGCATTAAGGTCATTACCAGGATGATATTGACGACCTGTAGTATGTGTCCTGAAACTTAATTGCTCTGTGAGAAATTAAACGTTTTAAAGAAGCAAGTACACAATTAGTATACCTTTACTATTTGAGGTTTATTTTCGCttcaaaaataaaagtacaaaatattaaaaatgtcataaaaaaggTTTGGAGGTCTTTTGGTATTTTGGACAGGGAAGCTCCTAACAAGACTAAAGGAATGCACAGGCTCGTCTGGAGCCACGCGGACCGCATATgttataagacccattttcacatgacgcgacCCATATGATATCTTTAGCCTGATCCAATCTTAATAATTCATATATTCGGTTATTTACAGCTGACACAATCTGACACGGGTTATTCAGACAGCAGGCGATAGCGAAAGTGGGCTATTTGTTTGTTATTCGTGTACGCCGCCCTACTGAAGTACTATCGAAAATCAAAAAAATTCCGCTGCTTTCATATGGGCAATAAATTCACAAAATTGCTGATtgtaatttttcaaaattttgcaATACGCGGCATTTTTCTTATCAGTGCGATATCACATTATAAGAGAAACTATTCAGTACAATCCTTCTGTCATATTCCGACATCATTGTATACCATAGattttaagttatatatataaattgtgtcTAATTATGTCCATTCAATATTTAAGTCTTATCTCATCATATAATGGTCACACTAAAACAACATGGAATTTGTCTTCAATTACATAAACATTGCGTTTTAAACAGAAGTTACAATATCTATAGTATCTATCTATATTCATATGACGGCCCTTTTCACTTTGTAGTTCGTTGCCTGAAATGTTTATATCACGTATCGTAAcccttaaacaaaaaatgtctcCCTCGGGATAAGCAGACGATTAATTGCATAAATCAGGTTATTTACGTTTATAGATCccgattttaaaaaaaaatggtctTAGTGAACTGTGACTTAAGCATGGGGATTAAATACACGCGTATGCGCGAACGAAGTCATTAAACGAGGTCAGATCTGTGTTCGTTTGCTACAATAcagaaaattaaaattgttttatttcaaccttGTATGTAAACAGACACTGATAATGGTCAACACGCACAACTTATTTTTATGATCGATATTTTCTTGGGATAAAA containing:
- the LOC127842537 gene encoding leukocyte elastase inhibitor-like produces the protein MASDLSSQFTWSLYQKVSLGGGNVLISPHSVGSALMLACLGARGNTENQIGKALGYSGNTPAEWHAAFSQMNSQMKQSRDGDDGVIVDIANKMFARLDLDVLEKYSKDADELYKSGTELMDFATKATECRLAINKWVEEQTNNKIQDLLQEGTISASTNLVLANAVYFKGKWDKPFEASNTQPFDFYKTATESMKVDMMRKKFDLRYVSDEALKCSAVEIPYQHRTVTMTIIRPDSVEGLPELERNLSAENLSKLMERARTEMKAKVDLGLPKFKFTETTDLSRTLPELGITDLFDPSAVDLSGMTSVEGVAFTDVIHKAFVDVNEEGTEAAAATAMISRMMMMPIDEVTFICDRPFLFLITDVASSAVLFIGRFSTP